A genomic region of Caenorhabditis elegans chromosome V contains the following coding sequences:
- the Y69H2.1 gene encoding Very-long-chain (3R)-3-hydroxyacyl-CoA dehydratase (Confirmed by transcript evidence) produces the protein MSFNNTLLIFAILANFTLVIVQVIDKFLFKKCTSTKHLSLNYSFVILLQSVTEFILSFPLTMRQWKVLLAGIRSVNYFCAYGYMFSFSCIFMVPLVSMMCIPPIRRAFLDFFTCSGLKKPAIAIVDRRKFKFDNVYEK, from the exons ATGTCTTTCAACAATACGCTGctgatttttgcaattttggcaaatttcacGCTGGTTATCGTGCAAGTTATCGATAAGTTCTTGTTTAAAA AGTGTACATCTACAAAGCACCTGTCTCTCAATTAttcttttgtgattttattgCAAAGTGTCACTGAATTTATATTGTCATTTCCGCTAACAATGCGGCAGTGGAAAGTACTCCTGGCAG gtatcCGTTCAGTTAACTATTTCTGCGCCTACGGGTACATGTTCTCGTTCTCCTGCATTTTTATGGTGCCACTGGTCAGTATGATGTGCATTCCGCCGATTAGGAGggcatttttagattttttcacgTGTAGTGGATtgaaaaaaccagcaattgcaaTTGTAGAcagaagaaaattcaaatttgataacGTTTatgagaaataa